Genomic DNA from Lactuca sativa cultivar Salinas chromosome 8, Lsat_Salinas_v11, whole genome shotgun sequence:
GGAACTCAGGTAAAGCTTAATTCTGTTAGCACTTAATATTCTTGGTTAGCTTCATTACGTGTATGAGAAGATGATCGAATCTTTATTCCCATAGGCAAACAATGCTCCAAATTCAATTGGaatatttaaaatatcaaacatttcTGGGAAAAGACGTGAACTAGTACCAACAAAAACATCCAATGCTGACACCGATATGGACAGTGATAGCAGTGACAGTGATGAAGATGAAATTGAGAACGAAGGACCAAAGGCTCCAGTCTTTCAGGTAACACATAGCCATTGATTTTTCAAACTTTCATCACTACAATATTCTTTTAATCTTCATACATTTCAATCTTCAGGTGCGCAAAGTGTTCCATGAAGGTTGTGTGAATAGAATTCGTGCAATGGCACAACAACCCCATATATGTGCCACTTGGGGAGATACCGGTCATGTGCAGGTATATTCAAACACCTGAATAACAGTATCAATATCAGTAACAGTAACAGTTTCATGATGTTGTTGATGTAGATATGGGATTTTAGCTCTCATTTAAATGCTTTAGCAGAAGCTGAAACAAATGTTAGCAAGGATGCTTCTATAGTATCTACTCAAACTCCTTTAGTAAAGTTTACGGGTCACAAGGATGAAGGCTATGCAATTGACTGGAGTCCTCTTGTTCCTGGAAGACTTGTTTCGGGTATGAAGTATGAAGTGAGagaaagatagagagagagatgttATTTAAAATATAGATTCTGTTTGATGCTTTGTTTAACAAATTTATGTTTTGAAAGGTGACTGCAAGAATTGCATCCACTTATGGGAGCCAATATCTGACTCAACATGGAATGTTGATAGCAAACCATTTGTTGGACACACTGGTAGTGTTGAAGATTTGCAGGTAATTACCCTTTTACCCATTATTTAAGGGTAATTACGtctttttttataaaacttttgTTGATGCAGTGGAGCCCAACAGAGCCATATGTGTTTGCCTCGAGTTCTGTGGATAAAACAATAGCAATATGGGATGCCCGTTTGGGGAAATCACCAGCAACTTCTTTTAAAGCACATAACACAGATGTCAATGTTATTTCATGGaacaggtttttttttttttaccattatctttaattttatttttatgattaggGTTTTACTAATTAGTTGATTTTTAATTAGGTTGGCTAGTTGTATGTTGGCATCTGGTAGTGATGATGGGACATTTTCTATTCGTGATCTTAGAATGGTCaaggtatgtttttttttttttttttaaaaaaaaaagtttattgtATAAAAAACCatgaaaaaaataacatttttttgtttGGGTTTTATTTGTTTTAGGAGGGTGATTCTGTAGTGGCACATTTTGAGTACCACAAACATCCGATTACATCCATTGAATGGAGTCCACATGAAGCGTCTACACTGGCAGTATCATCATCTGATAATCAACTCACGTAagagtttttcatttaaaaaaaaatatatatttctataCAACTTTTACAAAATCACCCCCTCATCTTTGGTCAAACTGTCAGAATATGGGACCTCTCTTTAGAAcgagatgaagaagaggaagccgaGTTTAAAGCCAAAATACAAGAGGAAGTACATGCGCCTACAGATTTGCCTCCACAACTTCTTTTTGTTCATCAGGTTACTTGCAGTTTTGTATCTTGATTTATTGTTTGTTTGTGATGAGAAAATGTGTTTTTTTATTGACTTATTGTTTTGGTGAACAGGGTCAGAAAGACTTGAAAGAACTTCATTGGCATACACAGATTCCAGGAATGTTGATTTCTACAGCTGCTGATGGTTTTAATATATTGATGCCTTCAAATATTGAAACTAATCTTCCTCCTGCTAATGCTTGAAAACGAAGAAGGTTTCAGGCAACTTTAAATGACCCAAAAGGGgtaaatttttgcatggtttatTTACTGTTGGTGTTATATTTTAAGAGAGAATACATGATACATTGTAGTTTGTATGAAGTGTTTTGGAATTTTGAGTTATGTGAAAATGGGGTTGAATGGTAATATTTTTATGTAAGCAGTCTT
This window encodes:
- the LOC111894666 gene encoding protein HEAT STRESS TOLERANT DWD 1 translates to MVRSLKNPKKAKRKNKGSKKADESSSSNAIPSMPAKVWQPGVDALEEGEELQCDPSAYNSLHAFHIGWPCLSFDVVRDSLGLVRTEFPHTIYCVTGTQANNAPNSIGIFKISNISGKRRELVPTKTSNADTDMDSDSSDSDEDEIENEGPKAPVFQVRKVFHEGCVNRIRAMAQQPHICATWGDTGHVQIWDFSSHLNALAEAETNVSKDASIVSTQTPLVKFTGHKDEGYAIDWSPLVPGRLVSGDCKNCIHLWEPISDSTWNVDSKPFVGHTGSVEDLQWSPTEPYVFASSSVDKTIAIWDARLGKSPATSFKAHNTDVNVISWNRLASCMLASGSDDGTFSIRDLRMVKEGDSVVAHFEYHKHPITSIEWSPHEASTLAVSSSDNQLTIWDLSLERDEEEEAEFKAKIQEEVHAPTDLPPQLLFVHQGQKDLKELHWHTQIPGMLISTAADGFNILMPSNIETNLPPANA